Genomic window (Pseudomonas sp. MM211):
CCCTTGGCCAGCGTACTGTCCAGACTCAGCGACCAGCCGCCATCGATGGGCCGCAAGCCAACGTCGAGATCATCGAGCTTCTGGCCGAGCCCCTCGAAACGTCCAATGCGCAGCTCGGCATCGGTAAACAGTTGCTGGGCATCCTGACGAGAAGTTTGCTCGTAAGGTTTGATAACGTCCTGCCAGGCCGCCAGGTTCACTTCCGATACCCGACCGCGAACGCGCACGCCACGAGTAGTCGGCAGGATCGCCGGCCCATCGCCCAGGCGCAGCTCGCCGCGGCTCTGGTTGAACTGCCCGGGCGGCGCCGCCAGGGTGAAGCTGGCAACGTTGGCGTAATCGAGCCAGTAACGCTGCTCGCGCCCACCGAAATTCATGCGCCAGTCGGCGTAACGTTCCTCGCTGGCGGTTTTGCCGAACGGAGCCGGCAGGCTGATACTCAGGCCCTTGAGATTGGAATCGACTCGCAGTTGACTGTCCGTCCCCTCGAGGCTCAGGCGCAGGCGATACGGCACATTCCCCTGGGCAGGCAACGGCTGTGTCACTCCCAGCCAGCCAGTGAGGTTGGCCAGCGGAATGATCCCGTTGGCTTCGATGCGGCTGCGCGCCTGGCCTGGCCGGCCATCGGCAATAGCCTTGCCGGTCACCGCATGGCCCAGCGCACGGGCGCTGATCGAGGGCGCGCTAAGGCCCTTGCTGGTGTCGAAACGAAAGTCTCCGGTCACGTCGCTCAGCTCCAGCGCCGGCTTGCTGATGCTCAGCGAGGCCTTGTTGGCACTGAAGTCGACGATCACGTTGGCCTGTTCGCCCTTGTGCAGCGGGATATCCAGATCCAGCGCACCACTCAGGGCGCCCGCGCCTTTCCAGCCGGCGAAGGTATCGGCAACCCCGAGGGGCGTTTCCTGAAGGATCTTCAAGCCGTCGCCGACACTGCTCTGCAACTTGCCCTTGAGCTTGAGGTGCGGGGTTTCTCCAGCATCGACATGGGCGATGTCGGCATAGGCCTCACGCACCTGGCTGTCGAGGATACGTCCTTCGGAGACGCGCACTCGAACGCCACTGTCCTCGATTAGCACCTCACCACGGGCATCGTGCAGCGCCGGCCAACCGGGCTGGAAGGCCAGCTCGGCATCCTGCACCGCGAAGAACAGGCTGATGCTGCGCACGGCAGGATCCGGGTTGCGGTTGATCGAACCCTGATACTGGAAATAACCTTCTTCCACCTTGCCACCGCGAATCGCGGTTTTCAGCCACTCGTCCAGCGCCGGGCTGAGCACCGGCGTCGGCAGGTACTTCTCGGTGAACCGCGCATCGCCGTCACGCATGCCGACACGCAGATCCATGTAGTCCTCACGCTCGGGATCCTTGAGCATGCGGATCAGGAAATCACCGGCGATCTTGCCCTCTTCACCCTGCACCTGCAGGTACGGGGCACGCAGGGTGAAACCTTCGTCATTGAGCGTCCAGGTCAGTCGGCCTTTGGCTTGCTGATACTTCCAGGCTTTGGGGAACAAGGTGGTGAGATGCAGGGAGAAGTCTTCGCTGTCGACCTTCAGCTCGCCCTGGCCCAGATCGCCAGTGATGCTGCCGCTGCCGTTCTCGACGGCAGGCGAGGCGTGCCAGGCGGAGAAGCCGACGCGCTCCAGATTGGCTGAAAACTGCAGGCGCTCCGGCCCCTCGAACTCGGGGCGGAAGCTGGCATTGAGGTTGCGCAACGCGCCATGGGGCTTGAGCGTCTGCAGCAGATCAAGGGCAGTTTCCGGCATCGGCGCCAGGCCTTCCACCAAAGGCACCAGAGGGCCGACGTCGAGGCGATCGGCGCTCAGACTCCAGCGCTGGGACTGCTCGCCACTGGCCGCCTGATGGCCGAGGGCAATACGCGCCTCGCCCCAGCGGTTGTCGCCACGGCTGAAGGCGAAGTCGTCGAGCAACAGATCGAAGTTGCCGTCCTTGCGCTCGAAATAAGCATTCAGGGACAGGTCATTCAGCGCCACGGCCTTACGCTCGCCGTAACGTCCCTCGAACTGCGGGGCATGCAGGCGGGTAACAGCGCGCTGCAAATTGCGTTTGTCCCACAGCCCCCATGCCTCGCCGCCCAGTTGCAGGTGGTCGAGGTGCCAGTCGCGGGTCAGGGCTGGCGGCAGCCAGGTAGCCCAGTCGCTCTGCGGTGCGCTGAGGTAGAACTCGGCGCGCATATCCTGCCAGTGCTCGGCCTGCATACGCGTACGCACCTGCAGCGCGAGTGGCTGACCATCCGGCAGTTGCACGCGGGCATCCAGACGCTGGCGAGAGCTGCCATTGCTCAGGCTCAGGTTGATGGCCGTAAGGCCGAAGGGTTGCAGATCCTGAGCCTGAACGCTCACCTGGCTATCGAACAGCGCGATGCGGCTGACCATCTGCGACTGGCGCAGCACCTTGGCGATATCCAGCGGTGGCTGATTCTGCCGCTGCGGCAGGCCTTCCACGCGCCATGCGCCCTGCTCGTCCTGGCGCAGCGTCAGGCTCAGGCCGTCAAGTTGCAGCTCGGCGATACGCGGCTGCCAGGCCATCAGACTGCTAAGCAGGTCGGGCACCACCCGCACATGTTGAAGGGTCAGGCCCTGGTCACCCTCGCCAAGGCGAAGATCGCGCACCGTCAGCAACGGCGAGAAACCGCTCCAGTGACCTTCCAGGGCGCCAATACTGACTGGCATGCCCAGCGCCTCGGTGGCACGGGCTTGCGCCTCTTCTTGGTACTCGGCGACCAGCGGCACCAACTGACGACCAAGGCTCACGTAAAAGGCGGCCAGCACCAACCCCAGGGCACACAGCCCCAGACTCCAACGCAGCAGTGCGGCGAACGCCAGCCCCAGCCGCTCCATTCAGTTCACGCCCCGGCCCAGCCGGGCCTCGTTATAGCAGCACCACATCGTATTGTTCCTGGGAGTACATGGTTTCGACCTGGAACTTGATGGTTCGTCCAATGAATGCTTCGAGGTCGGCGACGTTGCCCGACTCTTCGTCGAGCAGGCGATCGACCACCTTCTGATTGGCCAGCACACGGTAGCCCAGGGGCTGATAGGCGCGGGCCTCACGAAGGATCTCGCGGAAGATCTCGTAACAGGTGGTTTCCGCAGTCTTCAGCTTGCCGCGGCCCTGGCAGTGGCTGCACGGCTCGCAGAGCACCTGTTCGAGGCTCTCGCGCGTGCGCTTGCGGGTCATCTGCACCAGGCCGAGTTCGGTGATGCCGATGATGTTGGTCTTGGCGTGATCACGCTCCAGCTGTTTCTCCAGGGCACGTAACACCTGGCGCTGATGCTCTTCGTCTTCCATGTCGATGAAGTCGATGATGATGATCCCGCCCAGGTTGCGCAGGCGCAGTTGCCGGGCGATGGCGGTGGCCGCCTCGAGGTTGGTCTTGAAGATGGTTTCTTCGAGCGTGCGATGGCCGACGAACGCGCCGGTATTCACGTCAATGGTGCTCATCGCCTCGGCCGGGTCGATGATCAGGTAACCACCGGACTTGAGCGGCACCTTGCGCTCCAGCGCTTTCTGGATCTCGTCCTCAATGCCGTGCAGGTCGAAAATCGGTCGCTCGCCTGGGTAATGCTCCAAGCGGTCAGAGACTTCCGGCATCAGTTCGGCAACGAACTGAGTGATCTTCTGAAAGGTTTCCCGAGAGTCGACGCGAATCTTCTCGCTACGCGGCCCGACCAGGTCGCGCAGAGTACGCAGGGCCAGGCTGAGATCTTCGTAGATAACCGAGGGGGTCGGCGCACTCTTCATCTGCTCGCTGATCTGCATCCACAGGCGACGCAGGTAACGGATGTCCGCGAGGATTTCATCAGCGCGCGCGCCATCGGCGGCCGTACGCAGGATAAAACCGCCAGCCTCTTCGATGCCTTCGATAGCGACACAATCGGACACGACCTGCTTGAGGCGTTCACGCTCGGCTTCATCTTCTATCTTCAGGGAAATGCCGACATGGCTGGTGCGCGGCATGTACACCAAGTAGCGCGAGGGAATCGACAGCTGAGTGGTCAGTCGGGCGCCCTTGCTGCCGATCGGATCCTTGGTGACCTGCACAACCAGGCTCTGGCCTTCGTGCACCAGGGCACTAATGGTTTCCACGGCGCTGCCTTCACGGCTGGAAATCTCCGAGGCATGAATGAACGCCGCGCGATCCAGGCCGATGTCGACGAAAGCCGCCTGCATGCCGGGCAGCACACGCACCACTTTGCCTTTGTAGATGTTGCCGACGATGCCACGGCGCTGGGTACGCTCGACGTGCACCTCCTGCAGGACACCGTTTTCCACCACCGCCACGCGCGATTCCATCGGCGTGATGTTGATCAGAATTTCTTCACTCATGCGCCCAT
Coding sequences:
- a CDS encoding YhdP family protein yields the protein MERLGLAFAALLRWSLGLCALGLVLAAFYVSLGRQLVPLVAEYQEEAQARATEALGMPVSIGALEGHWSGFSPLLTVRDLRLGEGDQGLTLQHVRVVPDLLSSLMAWQPRIAELQLDGLSLTLRQDEQGAWRVEGLPQRQNQPPLDIAKVLRQSQMVSRIALFDSQVSVQAQDLQPFGLTAINLSLSNGSSRQRLDARVQLPDGQPLALQVRTRMQAEHWQDMRAEFYLSAPQSDWATWLPPALTRDWHLDHLQLGGEAWGLWDKRNLQRAVTRLHAPQFEGRYGERKAVALNDLSLNAYFERKDGNFDLLLDDFAFSRGDNRWGEARIALGHQAASGEQSQRWSLSADRLDVGPLVPLVEGLAPMPETALDLLQTLKPHGALRNLNASFRPEFEGPERLQFSANLERVGFSAWHASPAVENGSGSITGDLGQGELKVDSEDFSLHLTTLFPKAWKYQQAKGRLTWTLNDEGFTLRAPYLQVQGEEGKIAGDFLIRMLKDPEREDYMDLRVGMRDGDARFTEKYLPTPVLSPALDEWLKTAIRGGKVEEGYFQYQGSINRNPDPAVRSISLFFAVQDAELAFQPGWPALHDARGEVLIEDSGVRVRVSEGRILDSQVREAYADIAHVDAGETPHLKLKGKLQSSVGDGLKILQETPLGVADTFAGWKGAGALSGALDLDIPLHKGEQANVIVDFSANKASLSISKPALELSDVTGDFRFDTSKGLSAPSISARALGHAVTGKAIADGRPGQARSRIEANGIIPLANLTGWLGVTQPLPAQGNVPYRLRLSLEGTDSQLRVDSNLKGLSISLPAPFGKTASEERYADWRMNFGGREQRYWLDYANVASFTLAAPPGQFNQSRGELRLGDGPAILPTTRGVRVRGRVSEVNLAAWQDVIKPYEQTSRQDAQQLFTDAELRIGRFEGLGQKLDDLDVGLRPIDGGWSLSLDSTLAKGRVDLFEASGKPIVANLEYVRLPAAKPKTADAPEPEGPDPLADFDPRQIPALDLRVAHVFQGDDDMGAWSLKARPDAQGVQFSDLDINLKGLHLGGAIGWQGVPGQTRSWYKGRMQGEKLSEVLKAWGYAPSATSESFRLDADGHWPGSPAWFNLKRYSGSLDASLRKGQFVDVQGSASALRVFGLLNFNSIGRRLRLDFSDLLGKGLSYDRVKGNLNATDGVFVTQEPITMTGPSSNLELNGTLNMIDQGIDAKLLVTLPVTNNLPLAALIVGAPAIGGALFLADKLLGDRVARFASVQYDVKGTLHDPQLTFDKPFEKPN
- the rng gene encoding ribonuclease G; translated protein: MSEEILINITPMESRVAVVENGVLQEVHVERTQRRGIVGNIYKGKVVRVLPGMQAAFVDIGLDRAAFIHASEISSREGSAVETISALVHEGQSLVVQVTKDPIGSKGARLTTQLSIPSRYLVYMPRTSHVGISLKIEDEAERERLKQVVSDCVAIEGIEEAGGFILRTAADGARADEILADIRYLRRLWMQISEQMKSAPTPSVIYEDLSLALRTLRDLVGPRSEKIRVDSRETFQKITQFVAELMPEVSDRLEHYPGERPIFDLHGIEDEIQKALERKVPLKSGGYLIIDPAEAMSTIDVNTGAFVGHRTLEETIFKTNLEAATAIARQLRLRNLGGIIIIDFIDMEDEEHQRQVLRALEKQLERDHAKTNIIGITELGLVQMTRKRTRESLEQVLCEPCSHCQGRGKLKTAETTCYEIFREILREARAYQPLGYRVLANQKVVDRLLDEESGNVADLEAFIGRTIKFQVETMYSQEQYDVVLL